In Archangium lipolyticum, the following are encoded in one genomic region:
- the yidD gene encoding membrane protein insertion efficiency factor YidD, translating into MSPLAYLLALPIRLYKRFLSPLLPPACRFHPTCSVYALEALQKHGALRGLRLILWRLLRCQPFHPGGFDPVP; encoded by the coding sequence ATGAGCCCGCTCGCCTACCTGCTCGCGCTCCCCATCCGCCTCTACAAGCGGTTCCTCTCGCCGTTGTTGCCACCGGCCTGCCGCTTCCATCCCACCTGCTCCGTGTACGCCCTGGAGGCCCTCCAGAAGCACGGCGCCCTCCGGGGCCTCCGCCTCATCCTCTGGCGCCTGCTGCGTTGCCAGCCCTTCCATCCGGGCGGCTTCGACCCGGTGCCTTGA